The DNA window NNNNNNNNNNNNNNNNNNNNNNNNNNNNNNNNNNNNNNNNNNNNNNNNNNNNNNNNNNNNNNNNNNNNNNNNNNNNNAtgataatgatatatttttattatatcattcttatattcttattattattttttgaacatattattaactattattattaatatattattattattgtgacCGATATTATTGTGGTTAATTATTAAAAGTGCACCaatggttttatattttttgtataggTGTGTGTTATTAATCTGCATTAATAATTTACAGTGTCTAAATgctataataatatatagataGAAGCTTTAAAAAATGCAATGAAAAACTCTTACACCTTAAACTTTCTCACTCTCACAATAATCAAAAAAtgtttatatttaaatacaagATCTTGACATCTTCGCAGTCATTACTTTCAACTATACTGGCAGAGTCTGGTAAGAAACtttctaattataaaaaaaattttgcgaTAGATTTCTACTTTGCCAACCAAACCTTGCGGTAACTTACAATGTAGTTAAACTTAGATTAAACTTTTGCAATAATAGACTTCACTTTTATCGACGGGTCTGCTTCAACCAACGACCTAATAGCATCTGCAATTGTGTCTGAGTTCAACTTGGCATGATCTTGTGAAATCGTCCCCATGATGTACATGTGTTTGCCATTATATCTCCTGATCTCCCAACAACCTTTCTTTTGAATCAAGCTAActtggataagccaatcacCCTGCACGATAACCCTGGCATTTTGCGTAGAATGTTTACGACTCAAACTCATACATCGTGTAATCAACTCCTCTAGAGATGGTGTAGCTTTTGATTGCAGATATCACCGATTCTCTAGAACCAAATTCTATTTCGACAGTAAATTCACCATCTTCCGCCACAATATTGCCTTCACCTATGACATGCGAACCACCGTTAGTCGATCaacgaaaataaaagaaatagtaGTGATAACTTTAATTAATAACCATAACATACCCATGTTCGCATACTCAGAAAATTTCGGGGCATTCATGACTGCGAGATTCAGAATTTGCATAAAAGATGAAACACTAAAGGAGTGCTAATTTACAATCGCATATGCTTTATTTTGCACCACTAGGAGTGTTCATGGTTTGGTTAatccaaaaatcaaatcaattttttggttaaccaaaaatATAGTCTTGATTATTAACTAAATTGGTTTTTCATTATAAAACTGGTTATTAACCGgttagtaaaatttaaaatcggTTTTTAATCGGGTATTAAAATAAAAccgattttaaaaaataactgtATAAAAACTGGTTTTTACCAAAAAATCGATTTTTACACCAAAAAACTAGTTTTTATaccaaaaattgatttttacacctaaaaatcattttttacacaaaaattaattttttcatatacAAAAACCcaaatttttaccttttttaaattgattttttaatctaaaaattaatttttttctaaataatacAAGTAACATTTGTAAATAATGAAATCCCTTCTATTATAAATAGTAATTACTTTTCTAAACTTTAGATGGCAACACTTATCACATACACCAAATATAAAGAAGGTATAAGGCACATTAGGATCAAACCCTTCATTCCCAATGGCACTTCAAAAGGCCTCTTCAATGATAAAAATTTTCTCCTAAGCCAAAGAAATGATGCAAAATTCCAACAGCATCCCCAAACTATACAAGAAATTCACTGTGGATATAATCCCATTGAGGCTAAAAAATGACATTCCAACTGCTATAATTGTTGACACCAATATTTCCATCCAAAAATGACATTGTAACTGCTATAAGTTGTGCCTCAAACAAACCAacataaacataagcataaacataaacataaacataaGCAAGTCTAACCATATATGAAAAAGCAAGTCTAATATCTTTACCACCTAAGTATTTAGTACAtaactaaagaaaacataaacaatCAAGACTTTCTAGTTATCTTCAAGCGCAATTGAATCTGGACCAACTGAACAAGTAATGTCCtttgataaaattaaatctgcacaaaaaaaatataattataaatttaaaaaaattataaagactaacagaataatttaattaaatttattcatcATTTGAATctacataattaattttattcaatttaccTTACTTGACCCTTTCAAACTCTTTGAAATTCTCAAGtgcaagagaagagaaaaagtatTCTTTAAGCCAATCTTTGGTACATACAAGGGCTTCTACTATCTTAGGAGTCAATGAGCTATGATATTGATCGATGATTCTTCTTCCCATACTAAAAGCAGACTCGGAAGCTACTGTTGAAACTGGTATAGCCAATATGTCCAGTGGCCATATTTGCTAGGACGAAAAATCAATTCGAGTTAGCCTTCTACCATCCTAGAATATCCAAAAGCTTATCATCTGACTCACAGTCTTCATTCAAATAACGATCAAGCTCAGATTTAAGATTGGATTTGCAACTAGTTGATCGACGATATAACCCTATATCATAAATGTCTTTGGCTTTATCACTTGCACTCAGTTGGGAGAGGGTATCATCTTGGTTCCCTTCATCTGCACCTTGATATCAATTATAAAGTGAATGAAGACAAGAAGACAACTTTGTCTTCAATTCACCGCCCACTTTCGCACCAAAAGAATTAACTAGGCACCACTCAACATAATCCACTCAATGCACCGCCAAATTGTCTGCCAGATTTTCGTCATCGTTTTCGTCATTGACTTCGTACTTGGTTTCGAACTCCTCTTCATTGTCGTTGTTATCTTCTTCCCATTCTATATCCCCGAGCTCATCAACATTGACCTCTTTGCCAACCGCGTCCAGCCCCGTatgttgttcaaactcaacgtaCAACTCTATCATCGGCACATGAAATCGAGTCTGTTGATAATTATATACATGCATTGTCAGTGATGGACATTATTTGAAACTGTATCAGCCCACCAAATACTTGTATAGGATTCCTGTATAAAATATTGCTCACCATTTTCGAAATGTGACTTTGTATATTCTCACAAAGATCATTTTGCAACTCTACAAAACTCGTGGTGCATGgaatagaaaatgaaaatggacaTTCACAAACAAAAGTCACTCTTTCGTGTATGTTTAGTATAATCTCACCGTTATAATACACTCGCAAATTTACAATACCTTCCATAACCTCAACTTCACCTAAtctgactttttttttatacaactaattgtaaaaaaaaaatcacaagtataaaatatatgaaagaAAGAGGAATGAGAGTAGAAGTGAGGTACAAGTCTGGATGAATTGAATTTCGTATTTATAGGCAAGTCTCtcaattagaatatttttttgtacaaAATGCAAGTTGCATTTAGTAGTTTTTGGTACAAAAATTCTACACATTTAAAAAGCAACCTATGTTTGGtatttcaaacaaaaaagacCATTTTAAAAACACAACTTGCGTTttacttatttgaaaaaaaaagaaaaagctgaCAATTCTAAAACGTAGGTTGCGATTGATTTGtttcataaacaaaaaaaaaatacaaagtgaaaaagcaaaacatAGGTTGCGATTTTGATTGACATTATAACAACATAAATATTTGATACACGtctattttatcataattattttcatatgaaaaaaatagcCTATGTAcacaaatactaaaataataatgataaggtaaattctatccgattttttcttaaataaagggtaaattattttttatgataaatttaataattattagataaaataaatcATGTCATGAAGATAGTTAATATTAACTCTTAATTTAACTTGAATTTCAATAaccaaactaattaattatagtaaaacTACTTAAACTTCATACCTTTAAAATCAcataatttttatatcaattCTATGAATAATTATGGAATTTACCTTTACTCAATTAACaccttatttatttttttattattttaaatttgtgatttggccttttgatttttttttgttctttttagttttttaattttttctttttgtattgttagatctaattaatatatatgtggttttaaaaattataaaataatatctcttttgtaattcttataatttacaaaaacaaaagttttactatatttaattagtttagttGTCAAAATTCAGATAAATTAAGAGTTAATATTAATCATGATggcatcatttattttatccaatagttattaaatatgttatagaagataatttatcttttatttaagaGAGAGTTTGATAGAATTCACCTaatgataatatatattaataaaatattatgagcCAACGCAAAATCGATTTGAGTACTTGATATTAttcgtttttttatttttagtgctGTAGTTTTAGTGGTGTTTTCTAACCATGTGAAAATTTGGTGtattattttcttgtttggATACTATAAATATGAAAGTCAAATttgtgaaatttaattttttttgtaaatatacAAATTTAAGGGTTAGacttatgatttttatttttttataaatatgaaatatgaaggtcaaatttttttttactttaaaattttttaaatatacaaatttgacctttaaatttgtatttaagtgttgaaaaaatttttaaacatgCTAATCAGACCCTCCAATTTGTTttacagtaaaaaaaatttactttatcACAAATCGAACTCTTTGATTTGTGCGGTATAAAATTTGACGGGATAATCTCTCAAATCTAAAGAtcaatttgttatttaaaataaaaaaattaaaattcatatcAAAGAAAAATACACTAATTAACTGTGATATTGAATTacacacaattttttttcatttctaaaaaaaattaggggatattatttaagttattttcaAGAATATTCACCCATTATAGTTAGGTACACAACCAGAATTGAAACCTGATTAATTAAGACAAAATTATGACAGCTGAacagtaaaaaaatataataataaaagaggcCAAGTGTATGTAATGGTTTCATCCAAGGTTAAAAATTAACATACTCGCATACAAGACTGAATAATATTATCAGTTTATATTCATCCGTTTAACctaagtattttaatttattaaggtaaaatctaattattattattattataaccataaaatacaaatttgatAATACTTAAAACAGGATTGTTAAATTTAATGTcactttttgttatattttttaaatattttttttatttttcaaaaaattaaaagtattttcaaatattgaaaaacattactttaaaattatatatttaccgCAACCACcctaaaatgtaatttttattaaatatacacGGGAGTCAATTAtttcttcatcaaacacataattgGAAAGGGAAAAGAAGAAGCATACACATCTTAATTCTGGTCTAATTCCTAGTAAGAATAAACACAAAAGATAGCCATACAATTTTAGATTCCAAAACAActtttacaaagtttatttgcaCTGCTTCTCGAGAGAAATTGTGTCCACTGAAGGTGCTCAAGTTGTTATAAAAACGAAGCAAATAACAATCTTAATGTATGGCAAGACCTGCAAATAAAGCTAAtaattcactactttttctttctttctttccttttttttttctttatcacttttacttttctttttgctaCGACTAAGCAATAATACATCATGTTCTTTCAACAGCAAATAAAATCAGctacaaataatataattaaaaaataagaagtgACAAATTTACAATtataatgtaaaaaattatagcaagtattttttagatattatcttttattttttagataattatctttttttagattttagatatattatcttttgggctttacatactattttatttgaattttagggtttaatgggtgTCATGCTCAAATATAGATAGACCTTCAGGTTTCGGTTCCTAATATACTAAAGCCGCATTTGTTACTCTTTTCCCATCAAAAAAGTTACGGTTCATCCACCTAGGAATACAGAAGCTTTTGGTTGAAGAAGATCGAAAGAACTACAATATCCAAATCCTTCCATCAATTTTTGACTCTTATAAGTAAAGATAGCGTATCTACATTATGATATGTTTTTTATGATTCAATATGGATGATCTggattaataaatttatttatcctAACAAATGGTATCAGAGTCatctataattaaattattaaaaaataataaatttattttttgtttgtattcGATTTTTCGATTTAAATTTGTGGACATAAGGTTTCTATTTTCTTGGCTAAGAGTGGATTTCAATATCTATTAATGGAATGATATTATAtacattgaataaaaaaaattatatattaatactgTGAATTTATATATATCACGAGGTTCTgaagaaaattttataaattttaatcctGTTACGTCAAGTATgacaattaatatattaattgaatatatgtattttgtatttattaaattataattgtcTCAAATTTAATGGTGTGTGCCATTagtttgatataaaattaatggattattttcttaaaaaataaggATTAATATGTATATGTCATTTatacaaatattaattaatctaaaaaaagatttatatttgGCTAAGTTATGtgtacatattaataataataataataaaaattaattgttaCATAAGAAAACTAGTAACAATTTGGATTATTATACCCAtctattttataaagatttggttttaaaataaattgattggACATTATACTACCAAATTAGCCTCtttgtgaaaattgatttattcaaaatataaggAATATGACGATATATAATTCATGCGAATGTTCAGGTCAAAGAAATGTCTATATTTTGCCGAATTATATACACATATTGATAGTAAATACATATTTGggtaactaattaagaataaagtaatgCTGATTATTTATGCGAACAATAATCGGCACAAAGGAAGTTTGTTGTTTGgccaaataataagcattgcacacttttgtttattttctattaattatgcGGTCAATAATCGGCCCAAAAGAAGATTATTGTTTAGCCAactaatagaaaatatatgcgGTAATAAATAGGTTGCGAATTTTAAGTCTTCATGTGCGCATTAAGTCGGTCcaaagaaaggtttaatgtgtGACAggaattttgacaatatttgattactgcaatgagagtatcacttacagttaattttctatccaaagattgaaaattaatgttATCCTAGATATCTCAATACGGATTTTTCCCATTATTTAACTAATGTTTACTGCATGTTCATTTGTTCTAATCCAGAAACTATGGCTTTAGCTACTAATGTTTCTGCACAAATTAGCAGTATTCCTATGCTGAATGGTTCAAACTTTAAAGTTCGGAAGGATACCGTAGAGATTGTCCTCGATTGTATGGATCTAGATATAGCTCTTCGAGAGGTGAAACCCACTTCCACTCCGAAAAATCTCAATGAGGTTAAAATAGAGAAGTGGGAGAAATCCAATCGAATGAGCATTATAATCATGAAACGCTCAATTCTGAGTCGTTTCGGAGCTCAATTACTGAGGATAAAGATGTCAAATAGTTTCTAAAGGATGttgaaaaattctttactaagaatgaaaaggtgGAGGCAAGTAGTCTTTTGACCAAACTTGTCTCCATGAGGTATAAAGGTAAATGGAACATAAGAGAGTACATTATGAAAATGTCTCATCTTGCTTCAAAATTGAAAGCACTAAAGTTAGAGTTGTCTGAAGACTTACTCGTGCATTTCATTTTGATTTCCCTTCCTACAAACTTTGGGCAATTCAAAGTGAGTTATAACACTCTAAAGGATACTTGGTCCTTAAATGAGCTTATATCTCACAGTgtgcaagaagaagagaggcTACAGCAAGATAAGACTGAAAGTGCTCACATGGCTTCCTCTTCTTAGTATAAAAGAAAGTGTGATACTACTGTGGATGTGCCTTCTCAGTAGAAAAAGGCTAAGAAATAAGATCAAGTT is part of the Arachis duranensis cultivar V14167 chromosome 1, aradu.V14167.gnm2.J7QH, whole genome shotgun sequence genome and encodes:
- the LOC107464464 gene encoding uncharacterized protein LOC107464464, encoding MALATNVSAQISSIPMLNGSNFKVRKDTVEIVLDCMDLDIALREVKPTSTPKNLNEFLKDVEKFFTKNEKVEASSLLTKLVSMRYKGKWNIREYIMKMSHLASKLKALKLELSEDLLVHFILISLPTNFGQFKVSYNTLKDTWSLNELISHSVQEEERLQQDKTESAHMASSS